The following proteins are encoded in a genomic region of Saccharopolyspora antimicrobica:
- a CDS encoding GNAT family N-acetyltransferase has translation MSESDVDLVPMWLPHLPGVLELGNRVFDVSEMPYTSWSLSSAAVHLDAQPDACWVAEAGGRVAGFVLGSLSYDERADWGYVEWLAVDPEHQGRGLAKTLLEESCAALFAAGATRVITDVEQTNTASAHLMRRCGFNDSVTVTLFVRHAPADSGASRQARVRAHSTDPAKARLHAAARKSERD, from the coding sequence ATGAGCGAGAGCGATGTCGATCTGGTCCCGATGTGGTTGCCGCACCTGCCCGGGGTGCTCGAGCTGGGCAACCGGGTCTTCGACGTGTCGGAGATGCCCTACACCTCGTGGTCGTTGTCCAGTGCGGCCGTCCACCTGGACGCCCAGCCGGATGCGTGCTGGGTCGCCGAGGCCGGCGGGCGGGTGGCCGGGTTCGTGCTCGGGTCGCTGTCCTACGACGAGCGGGCCGACTGGGGTTACGTGGAGTGGCTCGCCGTCGACCCCGAACATCAGGGCAGAGGGCTCGCGAAGACGTTGCTGGAGGAGTCCTGCGCGGCGCTGTTCGCCGCGGGCGCGACGCGGGTGATCACCGACGTCGAGCAGACCAACACCGCTTCGGCCCATCTCATGCGGCGGTGCGGCTTCAACGACAGCGTGACCGTGACGCTGTTCGTCCGCCACGCGCCTGCCGACAGCGGCGCCTCCCGGCAGGCCCGGGTGCGGGCGCACTCCACCGACCCGGCCAAGGCCCGGCTGCACGCGGCCGCCCGCAAGTCCGAACGCGACTAG
- a CDS encoding serine/threonine protein phosphatase — translation MISSKHVQHEEISARLSSCSDADLLAQVESAAAGAAGVGGGTALLDVGGTPVFVKRIPLTDQELARPLSTANLFELPLHCQYGIGGPGFNAWRELAANTTATAGVLAGRTNSFPLLHHWRVLPGRAPLGAEHTEVDAAVAAMGGSTAVRARFDAMAAASCSLVLFFEHLPGPLLGWLREDPVGRASAFDEQLSRIVAFLRARRLLHMDGHFGNMRTDGERIYLADFGLALSPRFELSAAERRFARRHVAHDADHAAMRLVNWLVTEVCGVQVTGSGGVTARNEYVLRCASGHISPGLPPVVSELLARHAPAAARMNAFYWRLFDGDLSAEYLGPPVAWD, via the coding sequence GTGATCAGCAGCAAGCACGTCCAGCACGAGGAGATCTCGGCCCGCTTGTCGTCGTGCAGCGACGCGGACCTCCTCGCTCAGGTGGAATCGGCAGCGGCTGGTGCGGCGGGTGTGGGTGGTGGCACGGCGCTGCTCGACGTCGGCGGCACGCCGGTGTTCGTCAAGCGGATTCCGCTGACCGACCAGGAGCTGGCTCGTCCGCTCTCGACCGCGAACCTGTTCGAGCTGCCGCTGCACTGCCAGTACGGCATCGGCGGCCCCGGGTTCAACGCCTGGCGCGAGCTGGCCGCGAACACGACAGCCACGGCTGGGGTGCTCGCCGGTCGCACGAATTCGTTCCCCCTCCTCCACCACTGGCGGGTGCTGCCCGGCCGCGCGCCCCTCGGTGCCGAGCACACCGAGGTCGATGCGGCTGTCGCGGCGATGGGCGGTTCAACGGCTGTACGCGCTCGATTCGACGCCATGGCCGCGGCGTCGTGCAGTCTCGTGCTGTTCTTCGAACACCTCCCGGGCCCGCTGCTCGGCTGGCTTCGCGAGGACCCGGTGGGGCGGGCATCCGCGTTCGACGAGCAGCTTTCGCGGATCGTCGCGTTCCTCCGCGCCCGGCGGCTGCTGCACATGGACGGGCACTTCGGCAACATGCGCACCGACGGCGAGCGGATCTACCTCGCCGACTTCGGGTTGGCCCTGTCTCCCCGGTTCGAGCTGTCCGCGGCCGAGCGCCGCTTCGCCCGGCGGCACGTTGCGCACGACGCGGATCACGCTGCCATGCGGTTGGTGAACTGGCTGGTGACCGAGGTCTGCGGAGTGCAGGTCACCGGCAGCGGTGGCGTCACCGCTCGCAACGAGTACGTGCTCCGGTGTGCCTCCGGCCACATCTCGCCCGGCCTGCCGCCGGTCGTGAGCGAGCTCCTCGCCCGGCACGCACCGGCGGCCGCCAGGATGAACGCGTTCTACTGGCGGTTGTTCGACGGCGATCTGAGCGCCGAGTACCTGGGGCCGCCGGTGGCGTGGGACTGA
- a CDS encoding family 2B encapsulin nanocompartment shell protein, translating to MSSPAAEQFSSLQTRAARLLATTTKTPPQMQSISSRNLLRKLPWLTVSSGTYRVNRRLQIKVGRGRVSFVQEGTDVRIVPETLTELAALRGYADVDVLTRLAGMFTVRQVTPGEVLAAEGSPIREVFVVAHGRVERLATGEYGTVDHLGVITDGDQVGDEAVGVEDPTWSATLRCATSGTIMVLNWDALGGLLDSEEGLRAHLDDFARRRALPQNRRGEAEIALSAGHLGEALLPGSFVDYELGPREYELSLTQTVLQVHTRVADLYNDPMNQVEEQLRLTVEEIRETQEHELLHNPDFGLLHNTSYDQRISTRTGPPTPDDLDDLLSMRRSTDAFFAHPKAITAFLRECNRRGLAVDAAVQDDGSKALSWRGVPVYPLGKIGLTDHNTTSIIAMRRGEEKQGVVGLQPAELPDQVQPGLNVRFMGITDQAILRYLVSSYYSVAPLVPDAVGLLEHVEIGRTDS from the coding sequence GTGTCCTCACCCGCTGCCGAACAGTTCTCTTCCCTGCAGACCCGCGCGGCGCGGCTGCTCGCGACGACGACGAAGACCCCGCCGCAGATGCAGTCCATCAGCTCCCGGAACCTGCTCCGGAAGCTGCCGTGGCTGACCGTCTCCAGCGGCACCTACCGGGTGAACCGGCGGCTGCAGATCAAGGTCGGGCGCGGGCGGGTGTCGTTCGTCCAGGAGGGCACCGACGTCCGCATCGTGCCGGAGACCCTCACCGAGCTCGCCGCGCTGCGCGGTTACGCCGATGTGGACGTCCTGACCAGACTGGCGGGGATGTTCACCGTCCGGCAGGTGACGCCGGGCGAGGTGCTCGCCGCGGAGGGCAGCCCGATCCGGGAGGTCTTCGTCGTCGCGCACGGCCGGGTGGAGCGGCTGGCGACCGGCGAGTACGGCACCGTCGACCACCTCGGCGTGATCACCGACGGCGACCAGGTCGGTGACGAGGCGGTCGGGGTGGAGGACCCGACGTGGTCGGCGACGCTGCGCTGCGCCACCTCCGGGACGATCATGGTGCTGAACTGGGACGCCCTGGGCGGGCTGCTCGATAGCGAAGAGGGGCTGCGCGCGCACCTGGACGATTTCGCGCGGCGCCGCGCGCTGCCGCAGAACCGGCGCGGCGAGGCCGAGATCGCGTTGTCCGCCGGGCACCTCGGCGAGGCGCTGCTGCCCGGCTCGTTCGTCGACTACGAGCTCGGGCCCCGGGAGTACGAGCTGTCGCTGACGCAGACGGTGCTGCAGGTGCACACTCGCGTCGCCGACCTCTACAACGACCCGATGAACCAGGTCGAGGAGCAGCTGCGGCTCACCGTCGAGGAGATCCGCGAGACGCAGGAGCACGAGCTGCTGCACAACCCGGACTTCGGCCTGCTGCACAACACCTCCTACGACCAGCGGATCTCCACCCGGACCGGCCCGCCGACGCCCGACGACCTGGACGACCTGCTGTCCATGCGGCGCTCCACGGACGCGTTCTTCGCGCACCCGAAGGCGATCACCGCGTTCCTGCGGGAGTGCAACCGGCGGGGCCTGGCGGTGGACGCCGCGGTGCAGGACGACGGGTCGAAAGCGCTGTCCTGGCGCGGTGTTCCGGTCTACCCGCTGGGCAAGATCGGCCTCACCGACCACAACACCACCTCGATCATCGCGATGCGCCGCGGCGAGGAGAAGCAGGGCGTCGTCGGCCTCCAGCCCGCCGAGCTGCCCGACCAGGTGCAGCCCGGGCTGAACGTGCGGTTCATGGGCATCACCGATCAGGCCATCCTGCGCTACCTGGTGTCCTCCTACTACAGCGTCGCGCCGCTGGTGCCGGACGCGGTCGGGCTGCTGGAGCACGTCGAGATCGGCCGGACGGACTCCTGA